A genomic window from Gossypium hirsutum isolate 1008001.06 chromosome D10, Gossypium_hirsutum_v2.1, whole genome shotgun sequence includes:
- the LOC121222226 gene encoding putative lysine-specific demethylase JMJ16 isoform X1, with the protein MSMRRRPWINYGQYDNSSEDEPDHGKLNQLNKRIGQASKVSDNEVEQVLKQATARWRPEEACRPDIEDVPVFYPTDEEFEDTLKYIASIRPRAEQYGICRIVPPSSKMNKECDTILVNEESYLWHLSAYELQCL; encoded by the exons ATGTCTATGAGGCGTCGACCTTGGATAAACTATGGTCAATATGATAACAGTTCAGAAGATGAACCCGATCATGGAAAGCTCAATCAA TTGAACAAGAGAATAGGACAAGCAAGCAAAGTTTCCGATAATGAAGTGGAACAAGTGTTGAAACAGGCAACTGCAAGATGGCGTCCAGAAGAGGCATGTCGGCCAGATATTGAGGATGTACCTGTGTTCTACCCAACAGACGAG GAGTTTGAAGATACTTTGAAGTATATAGCCAGCATACGACCAAGAGCAGAACAATATGGAATCTGTCGCATTGTTCCTCCATCTTCTAAAATGAACAAAGAATGTGATACGATACTTGTTAATGAAGAATCCTACTTATGGCATCTTAGTGCTTATGAATTACAGTGTTTATAG
- the LOC121222226 gene encoding uncharacterized protein isoform X2: protein MTCRYHDIHVLIFFFFLPVTASFVQDLYLILMQHATTWVIQVKKLQQQLQEETDLHLALASAVEHCSSPSSSSPGKLPDKQALH, encoded by the exons ATGACATGCCGTTatcatgatatacatgttttgattttcttttttttcttaccGGTAACAGCCAGCTTTGTGCAGGATTTATATCTCATTCTCATGCAACATGCTACCACTTGGGTGATACAGGTTAAAAAGTTGCAGCAGCAGCTGCAGGAAGAGACCGATTTGCACTTAGCTCTAGCAAGTGCTGTTGAACATTGTAGTTCACCTTCTTCTAGTTCTCCAGGCAAGCTTCCGGATAAG CAAGCATTACACTAG